One Acidobacteriaceae bacterium genomic region harbors:
- a CDS encoding HIT domain-containing protein gives MDQLWTPWRYAYVTEKPAGARRGVPEALAAWPGDHGCVFCNLLAATDYAIEQGMARDDAEKASGILERGELVFMMLNAFPYNNGHLMVVPYRHESSLSEVPEQDALELMVEARRAERALRAVYGPDGLNMGLNMGAAAGAGIADHLHLHAVPRWVGDTNFMTVVGETRVLPEMLAESWRRLRQALAADAKERTGEGGKIA, from the coding sequence ATGGATCAGCTATGGACGCCGTGGCGTTACGCTTATGTGACAGAGAAGCCTGCGGGCGCGCGCCGCGGTGTGCCCGAGGCGCTGGCGGCGTGGCCGGGAGATCACGGGTGTGTCTTTTGTAACCTGCTGGCCGCGACAGATTATGCGATCGAACAAGGGATGGCGCGAGATGACGCGGAGAAGGCGAGCGGAATCCTGGAGCGCGGAGAACTGGTTTTCATGATGCTGAACGCTTTCCCCTACAACAACGGGCATCTGATGGTGGTTCCGTACAGGCATGAGTCCAGCCTGAGCGAAGTGCCGGAGCAGGACGCGCTGGAGCTGATGGTGGAAGCCAGGCGAGCCGAGCGGGCACTGCGCGCCGTGTATGGGCCGGATGGGCTGAACATGGGGCTGAACATGGGCGCGGCGGCGGGGGCCGGAATCGCCGATCACCTGCATCTCCATGCAGTTCCGCGGTGGGTGGGCGACACGAACTTCATGACCGTAGTCGGAGAAACGCGTGTGTTACCGGAGATGCTAGCGGAGAGCTGGCGCCGGCTTCGACAGGCGCTCGCGGCGGATGCGAAGGAGCGGACCGGCGAGGGGGGCAAGATCGCATAA